In Onychostoma macrolepis isolate SWU-2019 chromosome 17, ASM1243209v1, whole genome shotgun sequence, the DNA window CGATACCCAGCATTCCTGCGCACAATTCCCAGTGATGTTCACCAAACCAAAGCTCTGATTAATTTCATGAAACACTTTCACTGGGACTGGGTTGGCGTGGTCTATGGGGATGATGACTATGGGAAAAATGCCTTACAAAGTTTCTTAGCTGATTCAGAAGCTGCAGATATCTGTCATGCTTTCAAAGAAGTGTTGCCTCATTACCTAGCACACAATGAAATCGACAAAAGGATCCAAGAGGTGGCAGAAACAATCCGCTTATCCGAAGCTAAAGTTGTGGTCCTTATCTTAAAGGAAGAGCTGGTCTCTAAACTGTTCAAGGAGATGATTCGGCAGAACATCTCGCGTACTTGGATCGCAAGTGATGCTTGGTCAATGTCACGAAATATATCTCAAATGGAGGGAATCAACCAACTGGGTGACATTTTTGGGTTCACTTTCATCACTGGTCCCAATCCCGGTTTTAAGGAGTTTTTGCAGCAGCTGACTCTTGCTCCGGGCTCTGTAAACCTCTTTCTTGAGGAGTATAAGCAGTTAGGGAAAGATACTGGTTTTCTAACAGAAGCTGTTGACATCAGCATGACCTACGGTGAAAGGTTAGCTGTATGGTCCATTGCTCATGCTTTGAGACATCTTCTAAACTGTAATGAAACTGATTGCCCTGGAGAACGGGATTTTCCACCATGGAAGGTAAGGAAACTGTTTACCTCCAATTTTGGAGATATCTTTATAGTAACATGCATAACACAGAAGCAAAGTGGTCTTGATATCATTTCTATATACATTATTGCAAAAGTTGGAACCTTATTTTATGTATGTCTTTTCTTTTGGAAAGCTCCTCAAGGAACTGAAAAAGGTCAATTTTACTATGGATAATCAAATGTTCTATTTTAATGCATCTGGATATTTCATGAATGGATACGATTTGATAAACTGGCAACCACAAGAAGCAATTGGTCAGAGacgttttgttgttgttggaaATTACAATCTGACGAAAAAAGAAGTTCACATTAAGGCACCCATAATATGGAGTAATCCAAGCAATACGGTGAGAATAACTAATTATAAAACTCATCAGCTATATATGTAATCACATAACATCCTAAAACGATGCATACCCTCCTGAAAGGACCAGCAAAAATTTCCATGCTGATCCAAGCTGTAGGTGGACAGCCCATATGTTGTTCACAGACAAAAGATACttcaaccagcatggtctttcCAGTTAACCAGAGGCCAGCCAGCATATCAGCATGAACCCATCattgctttcctgtagctcaaatagtagagcatggcgctagcaacgccaagatcatgggttcgattcccagggaaagcaagagctgataaaaaaatgtaaaaactgtaacttgaatgcaatgtaagtcgctttggataaaagtgtctgctaaatgcataaatgtaaattgttgGTCTTTTCAACTGGGTATTATTACCTATTGCATATAAGGATTATGTATTAACCACGCTTCCATGCATGTTATTGTAGGTTCCTGTTTCCATGTGCTCTGCTATTTGCCCTCCTGGTACAGCTAAGAAACTCCTCAAAACATCATGCTGCCATAATTGCACACAATGTTTAGAGGGTACTTACTCTAATGAAACAAGTAAGTAATCAATTGTAAGTATATGGTGTTGTTAAAGGGTAGAGTTTTATTAATGATTCTTGTTtcatttttcactcaaaattagAATTTGAGCCAGTAAGTACACAACTGATGTAAAAATGTACTGAAATGAATGTCAAATTTTGATGTTTCAACCACATACTGTATGTCAATAGAGCCAATAATTctgtaactttttaaaaaagggAACATTCTGTACATATTATAAGATACAATTTGATTGAAATATATCCTAAAATCAACTTTGTCTTTTAGACTGGCCGAATTGCCTTCCTTGTGAAAATAGTACCTGGTCTTTGAAAGGATGGACTTCCTGTAAGCCAAAGAAAGAGGACTACTGGAAATGGGATGGATCCCATGCTATAGTTCTACTTACATTTACTGCAATAGGttatcttttgttgttgttcaccCTTATCATCTTCTTTGTCTTGTATGGAAAACCAGTCATGAAACAGGCAGGGGGAAACCTATGTTTTGTAATGATGGTAGGGTTAGCACTCAGCTATACTAGTGTCATATTGTTCATTGGCAAACCCAATGTTCACATTTGCAGGGGTCGACAGATCTTGTATGCCTTAGGGTTCTCTCTCACAGTTTCATGTATTTTGGTTAAAGCTCTACGCACCTTTGTATCCTTTCTTCCACCGTATCGCCAGGGGCAAGCTAAAAGGTTTTACAAGCCCCCTGTCATCATAACATGTGTTACTCTCATTCAAGTCCTCATCTGCATCTTCTGGTTGATATTTGATTCTCCAGCAGTAGAGGCGTTTCAATCTGACCAAAGCATGATAATTACTGTACAGTGTAATGAAGGATCTGGCATTGGATTTGGCATCATGCTTTGCTATATTGCACTGCTCGCATTTGTCTGCTTTTTGATGGCCTTCAAAGGGAGAAAGGTACCTCAGGCTTTCAATGAGACTGGACACATCATCCTAAGCATGCTAATTTACCTTTTTGTGTGGGTCTGTTTCACCCCTGTATACATTGCTAAGGTCAACGAGCGCTATTCAATCCAAGCAGCTGCCATCTTGGTGTCATGTTATGGAGTTATTTTCTGTCACTTTGCACCTAAATGGTACATGGCTCTCTGCAAGAAGAAAGAACAGCTTACTCGAGAGGCATATATTGCAAGAGTAAATACTCACATCATTGGCTCAGTTGACTTGATCCCAGAGATAACACTGGAAAATGGTTGTATAATGGGGTCACAAAATACCATTAACTCAGTTGATACTGGTTTGGGTTCAATTAATTTAGAATTCCCTTACCAGACATTACGGAAAAGAACTAGGAGCAAATCCATTTGATAAGTGTGCACACATTAATGTTTAAAGGGTTATATCATGACCTTTAAAGGAACTTAAAAGAACTAGTGGATTACTgctgacattattattatttttgtaaatattaattagtaaaCTGGCAAGAAAAACAATATATCCGCAACAACCTAAGATTGTGATATTAATGCTATTGCATTACTTATGTTGCTGAAGGttaaaaaaagtattcataAGACAAATGTTATGAATTACATAACACACAACACAGCACtcttgtttgtgttttattgcgTAATTATAAGCAACTTGTATGTAATATATTGAatgtaatgtctttttttttgcaatattatCTGAGTGGCATTTGGACACGAATAAAGGTAAACTCTTCAATAAAAGACAATGGCCTTTCTTTTATACACACATGGCTTGTGGAGGTCGTCATGAGATCCAGAGATTACATTAATACATTGTTGTGATGCATAGCTTCAGCTGCCTGCACAGAAAACTATCAATCAGGCAGGAACAGGAAGGGGAAGCAATTCCCCTCTCTATCATTGATGTCAGAATGCCAGTCAGCGGCTATAGCTGAATAAGGGTTCTTGTGTCACAGTGCtaatataaaagtattaaagggAGAGAACCAAAGCATCAGATTCTGAGAGAACCAGTGCATTAGATCTCTGACAATGTTGTTATTATCACTGCATTTATTAAGATGTgaactgttttatgttttgattaaaacaacaaacaatgtgctgaaataaaatatatgtctggaataaatatatttctctgTTCAAAAGGTTGAAACAAGATAAACTAAATCAAGTGgaatatttataatgtacagAAGTTCACTgaacagaattttattttagattaacTTTTCTATGGGACACTGGGTTTGAGCTATAAAAAGCTACCTGAAAACAACTGTGATTACCTTAATGAGCTTAAAGATTTGAGACTGTGTGTTTTATTTGCTCTGAGGTGACATATGTGCATGCTTAGGACTACTCCCAAATCCTTACTAATCTCTTCAGCTGCTCGTCCTCCAGAAGGTAGAGAGGGACTCTACGGCATTAGACAAAATGCTTGACAATGCTTGCTTCAAAAGAAATACAAACACTTTAGATCAGTGGtggaatattttattcatttatttattttagttttttttccatattttaaCTGAAAGAGAAGAGACTCCTTTGGCACATCACATTTGTTTTTCCCAAAATCCTTCTAAGGTGATTTCCTAGGATACAAAGAGACAGTCAAATACAACTGTGTGTCTGGTAATTACAGTCATCTGAAAATGACAAGTGCAGCTGGTGATTCTAAACCAGCCTGCCATCAGATGGAGTGGTCTGCCTCCTTGTCTTTGTTGGACTGTATTTTTGCAAAATCTTGGTGAACTGCAATTGCTCTGAAATGGGCTGCTCTCCTTCACGTGGGGATGGTCTCCACTCGGCACAGGGTGCATTCCGAAGAGGGAGAACTCTACTTCCAGGAACTCACGAGAGACTTGAAGAATCACAATCTGATGATGGGGGTAGTGGAGAATGCTGTGGACGggacaaagagaaagagaacTCAACGGTTCGGAACAACACAGCTTCCACGTCGCTAGGGAGGAAATTCTCTATGGCTGAGCCTGAAGGGGTTGCTTCTGCCAAACTGGGTACACAAGAGATTAAAATTGATATATTATCTCAAGGGAAGGAACGGCAAGAAGAAAAACGAGAGCCTTGTGAGAAAAAGGGTGCAAGGAAGTCAAAGAAAGGTCCTAAAGGTATCAAACTAAACaggaagaaagaaaaggaaagaacaatttttaataaagaaaaagtagACTTTCCAGAGGCACTTGTGAAAGCTCATCAAGCAGCGTATGCATATCTTAACCCCAGCATCAGTAAATATGAAGATCTCTTGGGGTTACTAGATCATGCAGCTCAAACCCAAATTTCCTTGCAACCCATGGTGGCGTTCATGGTCTTACGCTATGAGGAAATGAACAAAGGGCTGCAGGAAATAGTGGAAGAGGGGGAGATGATGTTAAAAGGAAATGGAGAGCATCTGGCTTGGCCTTGCGAAAAAAAGAATTCCTATTCACCCAACTCAGCAAAAAATGTGACCTCTTCCACCTGCAGTGAGCCCCCACCAGACCTACTACAACAACTCCTTCAGTACACCGTACAGAGGATGCGTCAGGTAGGTCAATCAGTGTGTGGAATTGGGGATACTGCGCTTGAGGAGGCAGTGGATTACTTTTCCTCCATTACTGAAATTCTAGATGAGAAGCTCAGGACAAAACGTGCATCAGAGTCTAGATTAATGTGGCTGCTGTCTCGGATTGAGGCAGCATCACAGAAAAAACCTGGCCCAGAAGACTCTGCACTATTTAGTGAAGACAGTGGACTTGGGGCAGAAAGCGAGTCCCTGGCAGGTTCAGACAGACAACGCCAACGCAGAGAAAGTTCTGAGTCAACTGGAACTATTTATGCTACATCAAGTAGCCCTTGCGGTTTTACACCAGTTCACCAAGGCTCATACAGAGGCAGACTTCTCAAAACAATAAGCAAAAGCAGCTCTCTTAACTCTATAGACTCAACTTGCACTATTACAGAAAAAGATCAGAGGGATACGGAATCACTACTTGGCTCTGTCTCCTTGGATGAAGGTGGCAGGGATGATGTGGAGGATGGTAGTGAAGAGGAAAAATGCAAGgataaaagaaacaaacaaacagattatTGCATTCCATACCATAGGCAACCACGTCGTTTGCCAACAAAGCGAATAGAGAATCcacaaaatgttgaaatgacATTAAAGCTAAAAGATGCCATTAGTGGCCAGATTCGGTTTTTGCCATCTCAAGGCCTGGGAGAAAAAGCAAAACTGGCAGATAACCCAAACAGCAGTAGTCAGTGGACTGAGGATGGTGAAAAAAGTTCTAAAAGACCCCAAACAGCTGCCTCTAGATCTTCTAAGAAAAAGACTACAGTTACTAAACGTTCGAGATCAGCAGACTCTCTACGTAATAAACTAGAAGATCCTACACTCATTGAACTTGAGAGAACTCAAAAGGAACTTGACCAAAGGCTGAACAGAATGACCAAGGTTAAGTGTGAGGGAAATACAAAGCTAGGTTCATCTAAAAAAATCCAGCAACCGCAAACCATTTCATCAATTGCCGCTGACAGGCAGCATTCTTTGAATAGGAACATTTTTTCTCCAAGTAATCAAAGAAAGGCATGTAATGTGAAAGTTGAGCAAGAAAGTGCAAAGGAAGAgatggaggaaaaaaagaaaaaggacaaAGGAAAGGGAAAGGAAAAAGACAAGAAAAGTCCACCTGTTAAAGGGCCTGTTAAGGTAATACCTGTGCCAAGTCCTCCACCGTCACCCCGCCAATATTCAGGATTGTATAGGGAAAGGAATTCTGTTAAAAAACTGATTGACACCTTTAGTCAGGGCTTGGAGGAAAGTAAACAGAGCCCAGACTGTGCACAAATTCTTGGACCTCTTAAAGGTGTTAGAAAGTGTGGTGTTCCCATCATTCCAGGTTTAGGTCCCTCTGCCACATTAGCATTTCATGAAAATAGTATGCTTAGTAGTCAAGGGGAGTCACGATGCTCTGAAAGGACAGAGGATCTTGACATTGACAATCTACCACCCCCTCCACTTGAGGTTCTCATGGACAATTCCtttgaaaatgaacaaacaaaggACACGGGAGAACATGTATCAAGCAGGGGTCGATCTATCCTACCAAACAGGACTGCAATGTCTCAGAGGTTACGAGCCTCTCTGCAGTCTGTTACAGTGCTACCCAGTAAGGGGAATTTGTGTAAGGGCTCTGTCAGCATGTCGCCAATTCGTTCCATGCACCAGGATACCAGAGGGGTTGTGAAGGGTGGTCACCATGATTCCAGCCATGAAACAGACACGGAAAGTGAGGAGGCTGCCTCCctctacaaacaagcaagaaaGATAATCCACTTAAGGCATTCTTCTGACTCACCGACAGAAAAACATACAGCTGAGCAGGGCCACAGGCAGCTTTCTTCCTCCCAAGGTGACGTAGAGGTTTCACAAAAGGAGAACAATACCAGTAAAACAGTGCCAAACAATGCCTGTAAGAACCAAATCCCTGCCCCTCCAACTGCTTCCAGAACTCGCGTGTTGCCATCCACACCTCTGTTATATCGGAGACTCCCTAGTCCTCCAGTATTGAAAAGTCAACCCTCTACTTCAACTTCATCTAGCCCTCCTGTACTCCGTAAACTCCCAACTCCACCCTCTGCTGGCCAACGAACACTGCCAAGCACCCCTGCAACACGGCAAGACCACACACCCATCACTGTGACAGGGGTCACCTACCCCTTTAAGACACCGTCACCTCCTGCTTCCCCCAAAGTGCAGCGCTGGTCTAGAGAAAACAGTATTGAGGACTCTTCAAGAGTATTTAGTAATGCTCGATCGGTGTTTTGTCCGGTCTCATCATCGTTATTTGAGGCTCAACCTGTTCCTACACCCAAGCCCCCTCAGGCATGGGCCTCCTCCGGTAGCAGTGTTTTGCCTCGTCCCTGGGGTGAGCGTGGTCGGCTGCCAGTGTCTGCACGAGGGCCCCAGCCTTTCATCCGGCGCAGCCAGTCAGACAGGAGGCCCAGTTTAAGCCTGCCACCCAGGGTGCCAGTCATCTCTGTGGCAGAGACATGTGGGAGTGAACCAGCAATTAGCACCCATGGGTGAGCAGTTTTTTCTGATATCAAATATAAGGCTAAAGTATAACTGCTTGAAAGGAAATTTGCATTTCAATTTAGCATGTTTATACATAACACAGAATAGACAGTCAACTTAAAACTGTGATAAAACATACATGGCTGCTTATCCAAGTCATCAGG includes these proteins:
- the LOC131522835 gene encoding G-protein coupled receptor family C group 6 member A-like, which codes for MFLQDFYWPLIGFLILADSGSACEYSPGICGAWADGDIRIGVLSSCHSKVQTLHVRERPEKYNCSELNLISLVRTLAVVHTIETINNSSFLPGVRLGYYICDTCSDASKAIQSTEQLLAVNGTLSLQCEVHERPNVKAIIGARFSEDSLAVARLLSLYMVPQISTTSSAQTLSDRVRYPAFLRTIPSDVHQTKALINFMKHFHWDWVGVVYGDDDYGKNALQSFLADSEAADICHAFKEVLPHYLAHNEIDKRIQEVAETIRLSEAKVVVLILKEELVSKLFKEMIRQNISRTWIASDAWSMSRNISQMEGINQLGDIFGFTFITGPNPGFKEFLQQLTLAPGSVNLFLEEYKQLGKDTGFLTEAVDISMTYGERLAVWSIAHALRHLLNCNETDCPGERDFPPWKLLKELKKVNFTMDNQMFYFNASGYFMNGYDLINWQPQEAIGQRRFVVVGNYNLTKKEVHIKAPIIWSNPSNTVPVSMCSAICPPGTAKKLLKTSCCHNCTQCLEGTYSNETNWPNCLPCENSTWSLKGWTSCKPKKEDYWKWDGSHAIVLLTFTAIGYLLLLFTLIIFFVLYGKPVMKQAGGNLCFVMMVGLALSYTSVILFIGKPNVHICRGRQILYALGFSLTVSCILVKALRTFVSFLPPYRQGQAKRFYKPPVIITCVTLIQVLICIFWLIFDSPAVEAFQSDQSMIITVQCNEGSGIGFGIMLCYIALLAFVCFLMAFKGRKVPQAFNETGHIILSMLIYLFVWVCFTPVYIAKVNERYSIQAAAILVSCYGVIFCHFAPKWYMALCKKKEQLTREAYIARVNTHIIGSVDLIPEITLENGCIMGSQNTINSVDTGLGSINLEFPYQTLRKRTRSKSI
- the pcare1 gene encoding photoreceptor cilium actin regulator, whose protein sequence is MGCSPSRGDGLHSAQGAFRRGRTLLPGTHERLEESQSDDGGSGECCGRDKEKENSTVRNNTASTSLGRKFSMAEPEGVASAKLGTQEIKIDILSQGKERQEEKREPCEKKGARKSKKGPKGIKLNRKKEKERTIFNKEKVDFPEALVKAHQAAYAYLNPSISKYEDLLGLLDHAAQTQISLQPMVAFMVLRYEEMNKGLQEIVEEGEMMLKGNGEHLAWPCEKKNSYSPNSAKNVTSSTCSEPPPDLLQQLLQYTVQRMRQVGQSVCGIGDTALEEAVDYFSSITEILDEKLRTKRASESRLMWLLSRIEAASQKKPGPEDSALFSEDSGLGAESESLAGSDRQRQRRESSESTGTIYATSSSPCGFTPVHQGSYRGRLLKTISKSSSLNSIDSTCTITEKDQRDTESLLGSVSLDEGGRDDVEDGSEEEKCKDKRNKQTDYCIPYHRQPRRLPTKRIENPQNVEMTLKLKDAISGQIRFLPSQGLGEKAKLADNPNSSSQWTEDGEKSSKRPQTAASRSSKKKTTVTKRSRSADSLRNKLEDPTLIELERTQKELDQRLNRMTKVKCEGNTKLGSSKKIQQPQTISSIAADRQHSLNRNIFSPSNQRKACNVKVEQESAKEEMEEKKKKDKGKGKEKDKKSPPVKGPVKVIPVPSPPPSPRQYSGLYRERNSVKKLIDTFSQGLEESKQSPDCAQILGPLKGVRKCGVPIIPGLGPSATLAFHENSMLSSQGESRCSERTEDLDIDNLPPPPLEVLMDNSFENEQTKDTGEHVSSRGRSILPNRTAMSQRLRASLQSVTVLPSKGNLCKGSVSMSPIRSMHQDTRGVVKGGHHDSSHETDTESEEAASLYKQARKIIHLRHSSDSPTEKHTAEQGHRQLSSSQGDVEVSQKENNTSKTVPNNACKNQIPAPPTASRTRVLPSTPLLYRRLPSPPVLKSQPSTSTSSSPPVLRKLPTPPSAGQRTLPSTPATRQDHTPITVTGVTYPFKTPSPPASPKVQRWSRENSIEDSSRVFSNARSVFCPVSSSLFEAQPVPTPKPPQAWASSGSSVLPRPWGERGRLPVSARGPQPFIRRSQSDRRPSLSLPPRVPVISVAETCGSEPAISTHGLEDVPVREDKPWSEQTEIRGAVRSVSHPDLCIVGHGLQREWEK